The following are encoded in a window of Arthrobacter sp. OAP107 genomic DNA:
- the lipB gene encoding lipoyl(octanoyl) transferase LipB, translating to MTLEFTKLGLAPDFVDYSHAWDIQREIHENVLAGKAPSTVLLLEHAAVYTAGKLTEDHERPFDGTPVVPVDRGGKLTWHGPGQLIGYPIIKLKNKAGIRDYVERLEAVIIAVLADYGIPAVRIKGRAGVWIDEDAKGPARKIAAIGIRVSQGVTMHGFSINCNNDLAPYAQIIACGITDAGVTTIAQETGRDVSPADLVSRITEELRNNEDALVATPEGALL from the coding sequence ATGACTCTTGAGTTCACAAAGCTCGGTCTTGCCCCGGATTTCGTTGATTACAGCCACGCCTGGGACATCCAGCGCGAAATCCATGAAAATGTCCTGGCCGGCAAGGCCCCCAGCACCGTACTCCTCCTCGAACATGCCGCCGTCTACACGGCCGGAAAGCTGACCGAGGATCACGAGCGGCCGTTCGACGGCACCCCCGTGGTTCCCGTGGACCGCGGCGGCAAGCTCACCTGGCACGGGCCGGGCCAGCTTATCGGGTACCCGATCATCAAGCTGAAGAACAAGGCAGGCATCCGCGATTACGTGGAGCGGCTGGAGGCCGTGATCATCGCGGTGCTCGCGGACTACGGCATCCCGGCGGTCCGGATCAAGGGGCGCGCAGGTGTCTGGATCGACGAAGACGCCAAGGGCCCCGCCCGCAAGATCGCCGCCATCGGCATCCGGGTCAGCCAGGGCGTGACCATGCACGGCTTCTCCATCAACTGCAACAACGACCTCGCGCCCTACGCCCAGATCATCGCCTGCGGGATCACCGACGCCGGTGTGACCACCATCGCCCAGGAAACGGGCCGCGACGTGTCCCCCGCCGATCTCGTTTCGCGGATCACCGAGGAACTGCGCAACAATGAAGACGCCCTAGTTGCAACCCCCGAAGGAGCTCTCCTGTGA
- a CDS encoding protein kinase, which produces MDQHSLENHNREAAPVAGGYSACRRLGRGGSAEVWLVSQDSTGVKFALKCFGRPPGGGDPGGGEPGSSEPGSSEPGSSEPGSGFMAREEEVRRELLVISVLDHEHLVKAHGVVSVDQPGRTDVPGRTDEPGRGGFGLLMDYAAGGSLQQLVTARGALSVGETVTVLTPIAQVLGYLHGKGFTHSDVAPGNVLFTAHGKPLLADLGVARMVGDFSGVPDWRTDGFADPAPVDAVRAGLQPERDVYAAAALGWYCLTGQPPPPSAARPPLSLLVPDVPAELAAALEAGLSDDRRRRPAAAELATAVYRSATALPVDLSRSVHHSVLPELLTRRPVPPPGGRLRKRLLAWGRRLKSTGWVAALGRPAPGGFPRAALAEPAAAPPSGAVRNTGDSRRVRHAAVGHAAARDTAVGRTVRHTAASRPPRHSAGSTADGALPMRSRWAAATGAAASRRLAVTGVLTAAVLAGAGLLGLPGVAHESGHSAQDRTSAARESGRAALEAVLPAANPRSPQSAGAQAATLPVVVRRRLASKDPEEAVLGLAQLRSLALREGRLDLLDEVNAPNTPAHAADQRIRAGLEKSGTLLAGFTTGLSGVRRLPGSTAARAVVAVTTSTSAYEERSAGGAVVATGAPQQDVRLRLVLVQAAGRWRIADILPAA; this is translated from the coding sequence ATGGACCAGCACAGCTTGGAAAACCACAACCGGGAAGCGGCGCCTGTCGCCGGCGGCTACTCTGCGTGCCGCCGGCTGGGCCGGGGCGGCAGCGCCGAAGTGTGGCTGGTGTCGCAGGACTCCACTGGCGTGAAGTTTGCCCTGAAGTGCTTCGGCCGGCCTCCGGGCGGCGGTGATCCCGGCGGTGGTGAACCAGGCAGCAGTGAACCAGGCAGCAGTGAACCAGGCAGCAGTGAACCAGGCAGTGGGTTCATGGCCCGGGAGGAGGAAGTCCGCCGGGAACTTCTGGTGATCTCTGTCCTGGACCATGAACACCTCGTGAAGGCACACGGCGTGGTCAGTGTGGATCAGCCTGGCCGGACTGATGTGCCTGGCCGGACAGATGAACCCGGAAGGGGCGGCTTCGGTCTTCTGATGGACTACGCGGCCGGTGGCTCGTTGCAGCAGCTGGTTACGGCGAGGGGCGCCCTGAGCGTCGGCGAGACGGTGACGGTCCTGACTCCCATCGCGCAGGTTCTGGGCTATCTGCACGGCAAGGGCTTTACGCACTCTGACGTCGCACCGGGCAACGTACTCTTCACCGCACATGGGAAGCCGCTGCTGGCCGATCTCGGTGTCGCACGGATGGTGGGGGACTTTTCCGGTGTTCCTGACTGGCGCACCGACGGCTTTGCGGATCCGGCTCCGGTGGACGCGGTCCGGGCCGGACTGCAGCCGGAACGCGATGTCTATGCGGCCGCTGCCCTGGGCTGGTACTGCCTCACCGGACAGCCCCCACCGCCGTCAGCGGCGAGGCCACCGCTCTCCCTGCTTGTTCCTGATGTGCCGGCCGAGCTGGCGGCTGCGCTCGAGGCTGGTCTCAGCGACGACCGGCGTCGACGTCCGGCTGCCGCCGAGCTTGCCACGGCCGTCTACCGCAGCGCGACTGCATTACCCGTGGACCTGTCGCGCTCGGTGCACCACAGCGTTCTCCCCGAGTTGCTGACGCGCAGACCCGTCCCGCCGCCAGGCGGGCGACTGAGGAAGCGCCTGCTCGCGTGGGGGAGGCGGCTGAAGAGCACCGGCTGGGTAGCGGCGTTGGGCAGGCCGGCACCTGGTGGGTTTCCGCGAGCGGCACTGGCGGAGCCGGCGGCGGCGCCCCCGTCCGGGGCTGTCCGGAATACCGGAGACAGCCGCCGTGTCAGACACGCGGCAGTCGGGCATGCCGCTGCCAGGGATACCGCGGTCGGGCGCACCGTCAGGCACACCGCGGCCAGTCGGCCGCCCCGACATTCCGCGGGCAGCACGGCAGACGGTGCCTTGCCGATGCGGTCCCGCTGGGCTGCCGCAACCGGCGCGGCCGCCAGCAGGCGTCTGGCAGTAACGGGCGTGCTCACGGCAGCGGTGCTTGCCGGCGCCGGGCTTCTGGGACTTCCCGGGGTGGCACATGAGTCAGGCCATTCGGCTCAGGACCGGACATCGGCGGCCCGGGAGTCAGGCCGGGCGGCGCTGGAGGCAGTCCTGCCGGCGGCCAACCCCAGGTCCCCCCAAAGCGCTGGAGCACAGGCGGCCACCCTGCCCGTTGTTGTCCGGCGGCGGCTCGCGTCGAAGGATCCGGAGGAAGCCGTTCTCGGGCTGGCGCAACTGCGTTCGCTGGCGCTGCGGGAGGGCAGGCTGGACTTGCTCGACGAGGTCAATGCTCCGAACACCCCGGCCCATGCCGCAGACCAACGGATCCGGGCCGGGCTGGAGAAATCCGGGACGCTGCTGGCCGGCTTCACCACGGGCCTCTCCGGTGTTCGCCGACTCCCCGGAAGCACGGCTGCGAGGGCCGTGGTGGCCGTGACGACGTCCACCTCGGCGTATGAGGAGCGCTCCGCCGGAGGTGCGGTCGTGGCCACCGGAGCGCCACAGCAGGATGTCAGGCTGCGGCTCGTCCTGGTCCAGGCGGCGGGACGCTGGCGCATCGCCGATATTCTGCCGGCGGCCTGA
- a CDS encoding DUF4191 domain-containing protein, translating to MAKSPDSSNNTPAAADGSKRGLFGRKPKAVKEKKPSRLKQIREVFNMTRRHDPMVPWLMLLAFLGVVAVSLIVGLLLNNWITGLIIGIPLGFLAATFILSRRAERAAFAQIENQPGASGAALSTLKRGWITEEQPVAVNPRTQDAVFRAVGRPGVVLVAEGPTHRVRPLIEGERKKLARILPNVTIHVIETGRGDGQVPISQVAKRMNKLNNELTKTEVSAVSKRISSLGSRLPIPKGVDPYKARPQRGR from the coding sequence ATGGCGAAATCCCCTGACTCCAGCAACAACACTCCTGCAGCCGCTGATGGCTCCAAGCGCGGTCTTTTTGGGCGCAAGCCGAAGGCCGTGAAGGAAAAGAAGCCCAGCCGGCTCAAGCAGATCCGCGAAGTCTTCAACATGACCCGCCGCCACGACCCCATGGTGCCGTGGCTCATGCTGCTGGCGTTCCTGGGCGTCGTGGCTGTCAGCCTCATCGTTGGCCTGTTGCTGAACAACTGGATTACCGGCCTGATCATCGGCATCCCGCTGGGTTTCCTGGCGGCTACCTTCATCCTGTCGCGCCGGGCCGAGCGGGCCGCCTTCGCCCAGATCGAAAACCAGCCAGGTGCGTCCGGGGCAGCCCTCAGCACGCTGAAACGCGGCTGGATCACCGAGGAACAGCCCGTGGCTGTAAACCCGCGCACGCAGGACGCCGTTTTCCGCGCCGTAGGGCGTCCCGGCGTCGTGCTGGTTGCCGAAGGCCCCACGCACCGCGTGCGCCCGCTGATCGAAGGCGAGCGGAAGAAGCTGGCTCGCATCCTTCCCAATGTCACCATCCACGTCATCGAAACCGGGCGCGGCGACGGCCAGGTCCCCATCAGCCAGGTGGCGAAAAGGATGAACAAGCTCAACAACGAGCTCACCAAGACCGAGGTCAGCGCAGTGTCCAAGCGCATCTCGTCGCTGGGTAGCCGCCTTCCGATCCCCAAGGGCGTGGACCCCTACAAAGCCCGCCCCCAGCGCGGACGCTAA
- a CDS encoding RDD family protein, whose translation MVDRKDIGSWLSGPDTSGISKYPGERLGFPESGPGSMARAGRRILAITIDWTIALLISNVFLGGNSMATLGIFAAEQILLVGTLGYSIGHRVMGIHVVKPDGSAAGPLAALVRTVLLCLVIPAVIFDPDQRGLHDKAMNTVLVRM comes from the coding sequence GTGGTAGATCGCAAAGACATCGGTTCGTGGCTCAGCGGGCCGGACACTTCCGGCATTTCCAAGTACCCCGGGGAACGCCTGGGCTTTCCCGAGTCGGGCCCGGGGTCCATGGCCCGTGCCGGCCGCCGGATCCTGGCGATCACGATTGACTGGACCATCGCGCTGCTGATCAGCAACGTGTTCCTCGGCGGCAATTCCATGGCCACACTGGGCATCTTTGCGGCGGAGCAGATCCTGCTGGTCGGTACCCTGGGGTACAGCATCGGCCACCGCGTGATGGGCATCCACGTGGTGAAGCCGGACGGTTCAGCGGCTGGCCCGCTGGCCGCCCTGGTCCGCACTGTCCTGCTGTGCCTGGTGATTCCGGCGGTCATCTTCGACCCGGACCAGCGCGGACTCCATGACAAGGCCATGAACACGGTCCTCGTCCGCATGTAG
- the lipA gene encoding lipoyl synthase → MTLAPEGRKMLRIEQRNAATPVERKPDWIKAKVQMGPEFVGLKNLVKKEGLHTVCEEAGCPNIFECWEDKEATFLIGGSECTRRCDFCQIDTGKPSPVDRFEPTKVARSVHAMQLRYATVTGVARDDLEDEGVWLYAETVRKIHELNPGTGVELLIPDFSGKPEHIAAICDSAPEVFAHNVETVPRIFKRIRPAFRYERSLDVISQGRNLGMVTKSNLILGMGETREEISEALRDLHQAGCDLITITQYLRPSERHLPVDRWVKPQEFVDLQHEAEEIGFLGVMSGPLVRSSYRAGRLWATAMRKKGRDIPAELAHIADGIQDSGTTRQEASSLLAAHQ, encoded by the coding sequence GTGACACTGGCACCAGAAGGCCGGAAAATGCTGCGGATCGAGCAGCGCAATGCGGCCACCCCGGTGGAACGCAAACCGGACTGGATCAAGGCCAAGGTCCAGATGGGCCCGGAATTCGTCGGCCTGAAGAACCTGGTCAAGAAGGAAGGCCTGCACACCGTCTGCGAAGAGGCCGGCTGCCCCAACATCTTCGAATGCTGGGAAGACAAGGAAGCCACCTTCCTGATCGGCGGCTCCGAATGCACCCGCCGCTGCGACTTCTGCCAGATCGACACCGGCAAACCCTCCCCCGTGGACCGGTTCGAACCCACCAAGGTCGCCCGCTCCGTCCACGCCATGCAGCTGCGCTACGCCACCGTCACCGGCGTCGCCCGGGACGACCTCGAAGACGAAGGCGTCTGGCTCTACGCCGAAACGGTCCGCAAGATCCACGAACTTAACCCCGGCACCGGCGTCGAACTCCTGATCCCGGACTTCTCCGGCAAACCCGAACACATCGCCGCGATCTGCGACTCCGCCCCCGAGGTGTTCGCGCACAACGTCGAAACCGTGCCCCGGATCTTCAAGCGCATCCGCCCCGCATTCCGCTACGAACGCTCCCTGGACGTCATCAGCCAGGGCCGGAACCTGGGCATGGTCACCAAGTCCAACCTGATCCTGGGCATGGGCGAAACCCGCGAGGAAATCTCCGAAGCCCTCCGCGACCTCCACCAGGCCGGCTGCGACCTGATCACCATCACCCAGTACCTGCGCCCCTCCGAACGGCACCTGCCCGTGGACCGCTGGGTCAAGCCACAGGAATTCGTGGACCTCCAGCACGAAGCCGAAGAAATCGGGTTCCTCGGCGTCATGTCCGGACCCCTGGTCCGCTCCTCCTACCGCGCCGGCAGGCTCTGGGCCACCGCCATGCGCAAAAAAGGCCGCGACATCCCCGCCGAACTCGCCCACATCGCCGACGGCATCCAAGACTCCGGAACCACCCGCCAGGAAGCCAGCTCCCTGCTCGCAGCACACCAGTAG